CCATGCCCGTGGCCCTTTCCCTTCTGCACGCCGGAGCTGTGCGCTTTTCTTCCATTTTCGCGGAAGAAGGGCAGAAGGGCCTCCGGGGTCCGGAACATCTGTGAACCTCCTCCCGGCAAGCGCCGGACAGGGCGCCCCAACACCAGAAAAAACCGGACGGGAGCTTCCGCAACAGGAAGCTTCCGTCCGGGAAAGGTTCTAGCGGGTACGGCTACCCTTGAAACATGCCCAGGGCCCTGGCGACGCCTTCCCCGTATTCCGGATCGCATTCCATGCAGTGGTCAATGTGGCGCTGCTTGATGAAATCCGGCGCATCCCCCATGGCGCGGGCCGTATTGCCGTACAGGGCTTCCCTCTGTTCCGGCGTCATCAGGCGGAACAGGGCGCGGGGCTGGGAATAGTAGTCATGGTCGTCCTCATGGAAATCCCAGTGCCAGGCCGCGCCGTCCAGCTCAAGCGGCGGTTCACGGAACTCCGGCTGTTCCTTCCATTCCCCGTAGCTGTTCGGTTCATAACCCAGCGTGCTTCCCGCATTGTCGTCCACGCGCATCATGCCGTCCCGGTGGTAGCTGTGGAACGGACAGCGGGGAGCATTCACGGGAATCTGGTTATGGTTCACGCCCAGCCTGTACCGCTGGGCGTCCCCGTAGGAAAACAGGCGCCCCTGGAGCATCTTGTCCGGGGAAAAACCGATGCCGGGCACGACGTTGGCCGGATTGAACGCCGCCTGCTCAATCTGGGCGAAGTAGTTGTCCGGGTTCCGGTTGAGTTCCAGCACGCCCACTTCCATGAGGGGGTAATCCCCGTGCGGCCATACCTTGGTCAGGTCAAACGGATTGAAGGGGCATGCCTTCGCCTGCTCCTGGGTCATCACCTGGATGTACATCGTCCAGCGCGGGAAGTCTTTCCGTTCAATGCTTTCATACAAATCCCGCTGATGGCTTTCCCGGTCCTTCGCGATGATCGCTTCCGCCTCCGCATCCGTCAGGTTCCTGATGCCCTGCTGGGTTTTGAAATGGAATTTCACCCACACCCGTTCGTTATCCGCATTCAGCATGCTGAACGCATGGCTGCCGAAGCCGTGCATGTGGCGGTAGGAGGCTGGAATGCCGCGGTCGC
This DNA window, taken from Akkermansia muciniphila, encodes the following:
- a CDS encoding catalase, giving the protein MSDQKNLTTSVGAPVSDNENVLTAGPRGPMLLQDVWFLEKLAHFDREVIPERRMHAKGSGAFGTFTVTHDITRYTRAALFSGVGRKTDLLVRFSTVAGERGAADAERDIRGFAIKFYTEEGNWDLVGNNTPVFFLRDPLKFPDLNHAIKRDPRTNMRSARNNWDFWTSLPEAFHQVTVVMSDRGIPASYRHMHGFGSHAFSMLNADNERVWVKFHFKTQQGIRNLTDAEAEAIIAKDRESHQRDLYESIERKDFPRWTMYIQVMTQEQAKACPFNPFDLTKVWPHGDYPLMEVGVLELNRNPDNYFAQIEQAAFNPANVVPGIGFSPDKMLQGRLFSYGDAQRYRLGVNHNQIPVNAPRCPFHSYHRDGMMRVDDNAGSTLGYEPNSYGEWKEQPEFREPPLELDGAAWHWDFHEDDHDYYSQPRALFRLMTPEQREALYGNTARAMGDAPDFIKQRHIDHCMECDPEYGEGVARALGMFQG